In a genomic window of Azospirillum baldaniorum:
- a CDS encoding DUF927 domain-containing protein, with translation MADARSLTTAFAPLPTTEKTMMPVRKSPSVAKLVVPVPDDAKPIIRFHKGFGKAKQVYPWYNKDGYVTFCTMRFERVGQDGKTEKAVLPVTYWETAPGTCEWRYQAPPAGRPMYNEYELFNRRGATRLICEGEKTADAAAILFPEYVATTTLGGSGAPHLSDFSAMSGCAAILAADLDEPGEKYACKVAELALQAGATEVLRLRCDKLARFIVESGVPVERDGPIPEGWDLADALAEGWTAELIGKHFPEGLIQPFSANDNRPEAAGKCADAASLPFIEAEDGLYAIRRDRNGNETLQWLCSTIRTRGLARDAESRGWTLVVEVCDPDGHWHSLQITKSALAGDGKLVIESLLDRGLSLSPESGSKRALLDYLTTVKPQDRILFADRPGWMPGRNLFVLPDRTYGQPEGESVIYRGQTAMQPTRRIIGTLDRWNELSGLAIGNSRPVLALSAAFLGPLLPLVGAEGGGFHFVGSSSIGKSTLLAMAAAVWGFDIGSWRTTDNSLEARAAAFNHLMLTLDELGELSAKVAGPTTYMLGNGVGKGRAGQTGDARPVKLWLLVFLSTGEVGIADKMLEAGGRVKAGQEVRVVDVQANVKGFGIYETVHGLNGGRELSDHIKAECRAVQGVAGDLFLSELVKNPVEVAEAVKAAAADFVRDNCPKGADGQVQRVAHRFGLAAAAGELATAFGAVHWPAGEATRGVAVCFHDWLTARGGIGASERLHAVRAILAYIERHGSSRFDEWSKVTYGGPETVTDKAHDRIGWRKRDQSGHWEYFATAAGFHEMCSGMNSEVVAAALIEKGILQPAKDGKSSALVTVPGQKKARLYHIIPPQADEVGDE, from the coding sequence ATGGCTGACGCCCGCTCGCTGACCACCGCCTTCGCCCCGCTCCCCACGACCGAAAAGACCATGATGCCCGTGCGGAAGTCCCCGTCCGTCGCCAAGCTGGTGGTGCCCGTGCCCGATGACGCCAAGCCCATCATCCGCTTCCACAAGGGCTTCGGGAAAGCAAAGCAGGTCTATCCCTGGTACAACAAGGATGGTTATGTCACCTTCTGCACCATGCGCTTCGAGCGCGTCGGCCAGGATGGCAAGACCGAAAAGGCCGTGCTCCCCGTCACGTACTGGGAGACCGCTCCCGGCACATGCGAATGGCGGTATCAGGCACCTCCTGCCGGTCGCCCGATGTACAATGAGTACGAACTCTTCAACCGTCGCGGCGCCACGAGGCTCATCTGCGAAGGTGAGAAGACCGCTGACGCCGCTGCCATTCTCTTCCCTGAGTACGTGGCAACGACGACGCTCGGGGGCAGCGGCGCACCGCATCTGTCCGACTTCTCCGCTATGTCCGGTTGCGCGGCCATCCTCGCCGCGGACCTGGATGAGCCCGGCGAAAAGTATGCCTGCAAGGTGGCTGAACTCGCCCTTCAGGCGGGCGCTACGGAGGTTCTGCGGCTGCGGTGCGACAAGCTCGCCCGCTTCATTGTCGAGAGCGGAGTGCCGGTCGAACGCGACGGTCCCATTCCCGAGGGTTGGGACCTTGCCGATGCCCTTGCCGAAGGCTGGACAGCCGAACTCATCGGCAAGCACTTTCCCGAGGGGTTGATCCAACCCTTCTCCGCAAATGACAACCGGCCCGAAGCGGCTGGCAAGTGCGCGGATGCCGCGAGCCTTCCGTTCATCGAAGCGGAAGACGGCCTGTACGCCATCCGGCGGGATCGGAATGGCAACGAGACCCTCCAGTGGCTCTGCTCCACGATCCGAACCCGCGGCTTGGCCCGGGACGCAGAGAGCCGCGGCTGGACCCTGGTTGTTGAGGTCTGCGACCCCGACGGACACTGGCACTCCTTGCAGATCACAAAGTCGGCGCTGGCGGGCGACGGCAAGCTCGTGATCGAGTCACTTCTCGATCGCGGCCTGTCCTTGTCGCCGGAGAGTGGCTCCAAGCGCGCGCTGCTGGATTACCTGACCACGGTGAAGCCTCAGGATCGCATCCTCTTTGCGGACCGTCCGGGCTGGATGCCGGGTCGCAATCTCTTCGTTCTCCCGGACCGCACCTATGGCCAGCCGGAAGGAGAAAGCGTCATCTACCGCGGACAGACAGCGATGCAGCCGACGCGTCGGATCATCGGCACCCTGGATCGCTGGAACGAACTGTCGGGCCTGGCCATCGGCAACAGCCGCCCGGTGCTCGCCTTGAGCGCCGCCTTCCTTGGTCCTCTCCTGCCGCTCGTCGGAGCAGAGGGGGGCGGCTTCCACTTCGTAGGCTCCTCCTCCATCGGCAAGAGCACCCTCCTTGCGATGGCAGCCGCGGTGTGGGGCTTCGACATCGGGTCCTGGCGGACGACGGACAACTCTCTGGAAGCCCGCGCGGCGGCCTTCAATCACCTGATGCTGACTCTCGACGAACTGGGGGAACTCAGTGCGAAGGTGGCCGGGCCGACCACCTACATGCTCGGGAACGGCGTCGGCAAAGGGCGCGCCGGGCAGACCGGCGACGCCCGCCCCGTCAAGCTCTGGCTCCTTGTCTTCCTCTCCACCGGAGAGGTCGGCATCGCGGACAAGATGCTCGAGGCCGGTGGTCGCGTGAAGGCCGGACAGGAGGTGCGCGTCGTCGACGTCCAAGCCAACGTGAAGGGCTTCGGCATCTACGAGACCGTGCATGGCCTGAACGGCGGGCGCGAACTGTCCGACCACATCAAGGCGGAGTGCCGTGCCGTTCAGGGTGTGGCCGGAGATCTGTTCCTTTCGGAGCTGGTGAAGAATCCCGTCGAGGTTGCCGAAGCCGTCAAGGCGGCCGCCGCTGACTTCGTCCGCGACAATTGCCCGAAGGGTGCCGACGGGCAGGTTCAGCGGGTAGCGCATCGGTTCGGGCTTGCCGCCGCCGCCGGGGAACTCGCCACGGCGTTCGGCGCCGTTCACTGGCCTGCGGGAGAAGCGACGCGCGGTGTGGCGGTGTGCTTCCACGACTGGCTCACGGCTCGCGGCGGCATCGGCGCTTCGGAACGTCTGCATGCGGTGCGCGCTATTCTCGCCTACATCGAGAGGCACGGCTCCTCCCGCTTCGATGAGTGGTCGAAGGTCACCTATGGCGGCCCGGAAACCGTAACCGACAAGGCGCATGACCGCATCGGCTGGCGCAAGCGGGACCAATCCGGTCACTGGGAGTATTTCGCCACCGCGGCTGGCTTCCACGAGATGTGCAGCGGCATGAACAGCGAGGTCGTTGCCGCTGCCTTGATCGAGAAAGGCATTCTGCAACCTGCAAAGGATGGCAAGAGCAGCGCGCTGGTGACAGTGCCGGGGCAGAAAAAGGCGCGCCTTTACCACATCATTCCGCCGCAGGCAGACGAGGTGGGCGATGAATGA
- a CDS encoding plasmid mobilization protein, which produces MPDGPERRLHVVSFRLTDTEAAHVDAAAAAMRTPRSRQDWCRAAALHLAKTKVPAPPPPRRNPARRLPKADTRALAAVLGELGKIGSNVNQIARIANLTKRLPEEAVLRRAAAEIADAACQVRRVLEGIHGD; this is translated from the coding sequence ATGCCGGACGGGCCTGAAAGACGACTGCACGTTGTCAGCTTCCGGCTGACGGACACGGAGGCCGCCCACGTGGACGCGGCGGCCGCCGCGATGCGAACGCCGCGCTCGCGCCAGGACTGGTGCCGCGCTGCTGCCCTGCACCTCGCAAAGACGAAGGTGCCCGCTCCTCCGCCTCCGAGGCGGAATCCCGCGCGCCGCCTACCCAAGGCCGACACCCGGGCCTTGGCGGCTGTGCTCGGTGAGTTGGGCAAGATCGGCAGCAACGTCAACCAGATCGCAAGGATCGCGAACTTGACCAAGCGCCTGCCGGAGGAGGCCGTCCTGCGTCGTGCCGCTGCGGAGATCGCCGATGCCGCCTGCCAAGTCCGGCGTGTGCTGGAGGGCATCCATGGTGATTAA
- a CDS encoding helix-turn-helix domain-containing protein, whose protein sequence is MQATSPLLTTVPLGSFSLPDTAFPEYLTPDALAAMLGISERTLQRWHAARRGPARCKVGKLIRYRIEAVRDWLAANEERPVVRRADRRGH, encoded by the coding sequence ATGCAGGCGACTTCCCCGCTGCTCACCACGGTCCCACTGGGCAGCTTCAGCCTCCCGGACACCGCCTTCCCGGAGTATCTCACTCCCGATGCCTTGGCTGCAATGCTGGGCATCTCTGAACGCACCCTCCAGCGCTGGCACGCAGCCCGCCGCGGTCCCGCCCGCTGCAAAGTCGGCAAGCTCATCCGCTACCGCATCGAAGCCGTTCGCGACTGGCTGGCCGCGAACGAGGAACGTCCGGTCGTGCGCCGCGCCGACCGTCGCGGCCACTGA
- a CDS encoding ABC transporter substrate-binding protein, which produces MTGLRAFAGRLVAALLLVPFLPPGIAVGQDTDAAVTVLTSFPAGFYEPVREAFEATHPDWRLRIVNTKTTAAISQLQERSDGGVDVFWASAPDAFEVLKAAKRLEPVVPPPTGAPPTIGNQPINDPDGAYLGFALSGYGLLWNQRYLDRHGLPTPKRWEDLRHPIYARHLGITAPSRSGTMHLMVETVLQMQGWERGWATWLEIAGNLATVTARSYGVADGIAKGRFGVGLSIDFLGQSAGLEEDDLRFAYPADSLFLPASVALLRGAPNPDGARAFIDFLLSPAGQALLVRPDIQRLPVRPDAYAAAPAGYPDPYRTETGDDLFLFDRALSGARYELVNLLFDELVTFRVKTLNRVWQLIHEGEARLHALYGSANHEPVAADLLRAARAAATAVPVSAAEAADPAFSTVLRRPARGLPVSSRQAEQEAAWRAFSRQRLDEALALAERALIILRVAGGEGVWP; this is translated from the coding sequence ATGACTGGATTGCGTGCTTTTGCCGGGCGCCTCGTTGCCGCTCTCTTGCTGGTCCCGTTCCTGCCGCCGGGTATCGCGGTGGGGCAGGACACGGATGCCGCCGTCACCGTGCTGACATCCTTTCCCGCGGGCTTCTACGAACCTGTGCGGGAAGCGTTCGAGGCGACCCACCCGGATTGGCGCCTGCGCATCGTCAACACGAAGACCACCGCGGCGATCAGCCAACTGCAAGAGCGGAGCGACGGTGGCGTCGACGTCTTCTGGGCGTCCGCTCCCGACGCCTTCGAGGTGCTGAAGGCGGCCAAGCGTCTGGAGCCGGTCGTTCCGCCGCCAACGGGAGCACCGCCGACCATCGGGAACCAGCCCATCAATGATCCGGACGGGGCCTATCTCGGCTTCGCGCTGTCGGGCTACGGGCTGCTGTGGAACCAGCGCTATCTCGACCGTCACGGCCTGCCGACGCCGAAGCGGTGGGAGGATCTTCGTCATCCGATCTATGCCCGGCATCTCGGCATCACAGCCCCGTCGCGCTCCGGCACCATGCATCTGATGGTCGAAACCGTGCTGCAGATGCAGGGATGGGAACGCGGATGGGCGACCTGGCTGGAGATTGCCGGGAATCTCGCCACCGTGACCGCGCGCAGCTACGGCGTGGCGGACGGCATCGCCAAGGGACGCTTCGGCGTCGGGCTGAGCATCGATTTCCTCGGGCAGTCCGCCGGGTTGGAGGAGGACGATCTGCGCTTCGCCTATCCCGCCGACAGCCTGTTCCTTCCCGCCAGCGTGGCGCTGCTGCGCGGCGCGCCGAATCCGGACGGGGCGCGCGCCTTCATCGATTTCCTGCTGTCCCCCGCCGGTCAGGCGTTGCTCGTCCGCCCGGACATCCAGCGGCTGCCGGTGCGGCCCGACGCCTACGCCGCAGCCCCCGCCGGCTATCCCGACCCCTACCGGACGGAGACGGGGGACGACCTGTTCTTGTTCGACCGCGCCCTGTCCGGCGCCCGATACGAGCTGGTGAACCTGCTGTTCGACGAGCTGGTGACCTTCCGGGTCAAGACGTTGAACCGGGTCTGGCAGCTGATCCATGAGGGGGAGGCGCGACTTCACGCGCTCTACGGTTCCGCAAACCACGAGCCGGTCGCGGCGGACCTGCTGCGCGCCGCGCGGGCGGCGGCCACCGCGGTCCCGGTCTCCGCGGCGGAGGCCGCCGACCCCGCCTTTTCCACGGTGCTGCGCCGTCCGGCGCGCGGCCTTCCCGTGTCCAGCCGGCAGGCGGAACAGGAAGCCGCGTGGCGTGCCTTCTCCCGGCAACGGCTGGACGAGGCGCTCGCCCTGGCGGAGCGCGCGCTGATCATCCTGCGCGTGGCCGGCGGCGAAGGGGTCTGGCCGTGA
- a CDS encoding relaxase/mobilization nuclease domain-containing protein, with amino-acid sequence MVIKGSSRGQSASDIRRLAAHLLAAENETVEVAEIAGVTAGGLHAALAEMRAVSLGSRTRKSVYHASINVARDEAAMMTRARWMEAVGELEHRLGLAGRPRAVVFHRKHERDHVHVVWGRVDPLTLKAVSDGQNYRIHEECSRALEERFGHRPVMGAHIRTPGARRPIAKATHADWQAAERTGIAVEDVAARMRAAWLESNTGTAFRAALEARGLSLAKGRRGLLAVDEAGTPHSIARRLGLKAAVVRAKLADIGSDDVPAVDEARTTRRKSPMKKIVIGAAGPAYAAEADWEALEDYWRRLGYAPVRQWNCLWVDVDGACLRDFGDRLEIHGTGEPTDAQIAAMVAAGKARGWSTIHFHGGSEAFQHRARLEALRQGFPPEAISLECDPGGGSKPPDEPMPEHLRRKLGLPEHGNTENTRNTENTEEQAYSPRFR; translated from the coding sequence ATGGTGATTAAGGGGTCTTCGCGTGGGCAGTCCGCTTCCGATATCCGCCGTTTGGCTGCCCACCTGTTGGCCGCGGAGAACGAGACGGTGGAGGTGGCGGAGATCGCAGGGGTGACGGCCGGCGGCCTCCATGCCGCCTTGGCGGAGATGCGCGCTGTGTCGCTTGGGTCCCGAACCCGCAAATCCGTTTACCACGCCAGCATCAATGTTGCCCGCGACGAAGCCGCCATGATGACGCGCGCCCGTTGGATGGAAGCGGTCGGGGAACTGGAGCACCGCCTCGGCTTGGCTGGGCGTCCTCGTGCCGTCGTGTTCCACCGCAAACACGAACGCGACCACGTTCATGTGGTGTGGGGACGCGTCGATCCCCTGACGCTGAAAGCGGTCAGCGACGGCCAGAACTATCGCATCCATGAAGAATGCTCCCGCGCCCTGGAGGAGAGGTTCGGCCATCGACCGGTGATGGGTGCGCACATCAGAACACCGGGAGCACGGCGCCCGATCGCCAAGGCCACTCATGCCGACTGGCAGGCGGCGGAGCGGACGGGGATCGCTGTCGAGGACGTAGCGGCTCGCATGCGTGCGGCTTGGCTGGAGTCGAATACGGGGACCGCCTTCCGTGCAGCTTTGGAGGCGAGAGGGCTTTCGTTGGCAAAGGGACGGCGGGGTTTGCTGGCCGTGGACGAAGCCGGAACCCCTCATTCCATCGCCCGGCGGCTGGGCCTCAAGGCTGCCGTCGTCCGGGCCAAACTCGCCGACATCGGCTCGGACGACGTGCCCGCCGTGGACGAGGCGCGCACCACCAGGAGGAAATCACCCATGAAGAAGATCGTCATCGGAGCCGCGGGTCCGGCGTATGCCGCAGAAGCCGACTGGGAGGCGCTGGAAGATTATTGGCGCCGACTCGGTTATGCACCTGTCCGCCAATGGAACTGCCTGTGGGTGGACGTGGATGGCGCCTGCCTCCGGGACTTCGGCGACCGTCTCGAGATTCACGGCACGGGCGAGCCGACCGACGCGCAGATTGCCGCTATGGTGGCCGCTGGAAAGGCTCGTGGCTGGTCGACGATCCACTTCCATGGTGGCAGCGAGGCATTCCAACACCGTGCCCGTCTCGAGGCACTCCGTCAGGGTTTCCCGCCCGAAGCCATCAGCCTGGAATGTGATCCGGGTGGAGGGAGCAAGCCGCCTGACGAGCCCATGCCCGAGCACCTGCGCCGGAAACTCGGCTTGCCGGAACACGGGAACACCGAGAACACCAGGAACACGGAGAACACCGAAGAGCAGGCGTACAGCCCCCGTTTCCGATGA
- a CDS encoding tyrosine-type recombinase/integrase, with translation MAERITDKLVKALEPPETGNRITYDSEVKGFGVRVTAAGAKAFILNYRVAGRERRLTIGSYPDWSAAAAREEAKDLKRRVDQGQDPLSKRIEERTAPTVNDLWKAYEEHHLPNKRPRSAADDRSMWQTYILPRLGSEKVADITAQDVDALHAWISQTKPVRANRVIEVLKTAMFLAIRWKWRSDNPVSGVRRNHEDKRERYLSPKEMVALSEALEAHSEKASCDAIRLMLLTGARKTEVLAAKWSMFDLDEGVWVKPSAHTKQKKTHRVPLSSAAVELLRRIKAEGADPVFVFPGRVAGKPLGDIKRTWAVLCAKAELKNVRIHDLRHTFASVLASNNLGLPIIGALLGHTQAQTTQRYAHLFDDPLRAAAEAAATVVNGNHLRKK, from the coding sequence ATGGCGGAGAGGATTACCGACAAGCTGGTCAAGGCCCTGGAGCCACCGGAGACCGGAAACCGCATCACCTACGACTCCGAGGTCAAGGGCTTCGGAGTGCGCGTCACAGCGGCCGGGGCCAAGGCCTTTATCTTGAACTACCGCGTGGCTGGACGCGAGCGCCGTCTTACCATCGGCTCGTACCCGGACTGGTCCGCCGCCGCCGCCCGCGAAGAAGCCAAAGACCTGAAGCGGCGTGTCGATCAGGGACAAGACCCGCTGAGCAAGCGCATCGAGGAGCGCACGGCACCGACGGTTAATGACCTGTGGAAGGCGTACGAAGAGCATCACTTGCCGAACAAGCGCCCAAGGTCGGCAGCCGACGACCGCAGCATGTGGCAGACCTATATCCTGCCCCGACTCGGCTCGGAGAAGGTGGCCGACATCACCGCACAGGACGTGGACGCGCTGCACGCCTGGATCAGTCAAACCAAGCCGGTACGCGCCAACCGGGTCATTGAAGTCCTCAAGACGGCAATGTTTCTCGCCATCCGCTGGAAGTGGCGCAGCGACAACCCGGTATCGGGCGTGCGCCGTAACCACGAGGATAAACGGGAGCGCTACCTGAGTCCGAAGGAAATGGTCGCACTGAGCGAGGCGTTGGAGGCGCACTCCGAAAAGGCCTCCTGCGACGCCATCCGCTTGATGCTGCTGACCGGCGCCCGCAAGACCGAGGTGTTGGCGGCAAAGTGGTCGATGTTCGACTTGGACGAAGGGGTGTGGGTCAAACCGTCGGCACACACCAAACAGAAGAAGACGCACCGGGTGCCCCTATCCTCGGCAGCAGTCGAGCTTCTCCGCCGGATCAAAGCGGAGGGCGCTGACCCGGTTTTTGTCTTCCCCGGCCGCGTCGCAGGCAAGCCGCTGGGGGACATTAAGAGAACCTGGGCCGTCCTGTGTGCAAAAGCAGAACTCAAAAACGTCCGCATCCATGACCTTCGACACACCTTTGCCAGCGTGCTCGCCAGCAACAACCTGGGCCTGCCGATCATCGGTGCGCTCTTAGGCCATACCCAGGCGCAAACCACTCAACGTTACGCCCACCTGTTCGACGATCCATTGCGAGCGGCCGCTGAAGCGGCAGCCACGGTCGTCAATGGCAACCACCTTCGTAAAAAGTGA